One window of the Aminivibrio pyruvatiphilus genome contains the following:
- a CDS encoding tripartite tricarboxylate transporter TctB family protein, translated as MEKKDLTSGIALVLTGAAFFAGSLLLPWKDTGYDWFGAPGLVPAILAVLIALCGLRLVIRSRKEPDFYARLAAGENPLLCPEEDEENGSGGETARPAWMQKEGPRAVLTVALCCAYVLLLGRVPYMAATAAFITGFILLFRGAGILKALFIGGTASVSIWFVFYKIFAVFLP; from the coding sequence ATGGAAAAGAAAGACCTGACGTCCGGCATCGCCCTTGTCCTCACGGGAGCGGCCTTTTTCGCCGGCAGCCTGCTTCTGCCCTGGAAGGACACGGGGTACGACTGGTTCGGCGCCCCCGGCCTCGTCCCCGCCATCCTGGCCGTCCTCATCGCCCTGTGCGGCCTCCGCCTGGTCATCCGGTCCCGGAAGGAGCCCGATTTCTACGCCCGGCTCGCCGCAGGCGAAAACCCCCTTCTCTGCCCCGAAGAGGACGAAGAGAACGGCAGCGGAGGAGAGACGGCCCGCCCTGCCTGGATGCAAAAAGAAGGGCCTCGGGCGGTACTGACCGTGGCCCTCTGCTGCGCCTACGTGCTGCTCCTCGGACGGGTGCCCTACATGGCGGCCACGGCCGCCTTCATCACCGGCTTCATTCTCCTCTTCCGGGGCGCGGGCATCCTGAAGGCCCTCTTCATCGGCGGAACCGCGTCCGTTTCCATCTGGTTCGTCTTCTACAAAATCTTCGCCGTCTTTCTGCCCTGA
- a CDS encoding Gfo/Idh/MocA family protein, translated as MKKVRIGMVGAGFISRIHLESYKRVYGLQASVEAVCARSDTTKDFAAAYGIPKVYSDYHDLMKDPDIDVVDICTPPQLHAVMIEEFLSAGKHVISEKPFTGYFGVPGDVQPVGKVCKRKMYDAVLEGMERTAGIVRKSGRLFCYAEDWVYAPAVAKASEILKKTGDKILFLKAEESHSGSHAWHAAEWAQTGGGSMIRQGCHPLSAVLHLKMTEAKARGEAFSVESVVCDTGVVTEKLTKEERRFIAANPVDVEDWSMLSLTFGDGTKATIFSGDFVTGGVRNLIEFNTNTGTLVCNIAPNNGMMTYAADASVLKDVYLTEKVETTAGWQYVLLDEESARGYLQEAQDFMECVATGRQPLSGLDLAYETIKITYAGYLSAEKGERVKL; from the coding sequence ATGAAAAAAGTGAGAATCGGAATGGTCGGCGCGGGATTCATCTCCCGCATCCACCTGGAGTCCTACAAGCGGGTCTACGGGCTCCAGGCCTCGGTGGAGGCTGTCTGCGCCCGGAGCGACACCACGAAGGACTTCGCCGCCGCCTATGGCATCCCGAAGGTGTACTCCGACTACCATGACCTCATGAAAGACCCCGACATCGACGTGGTGGACATCTGCACCCCGCCCCAGCTCCACGCCGTCATGATCGAGGAGTTCCTTTCCGCCGGCAAGCACGTGATCTCCGAAAAGCCCTTCACCGGCTACTTCGGCGTTCCGGGAGACGTGCAGCCCGTGGGGAAGGTCTGCAAGCGAAAGATGTACGACGCCGTCCTCGAGGGAATGGAGCGGACCGCCGGCATCGTCCGGAAAAGCGGCAGGCTCTTCTGCTACGCCGAGGACTGGGTCTACGCCCCCGCCGTGGCCAAGGCTTCGGAAATACTGAAGAAAACGGGGGACAAGATTCTCTTCCTCAAGGCCGAGGAAAGCCACAGCGGCTCCCACGCCTGGCACGCCGCCGAGTGGGCCCAGACGGGCGGAGGCTCCATGATCCGTCAGGGGTGCCACCCCCTGTCGGCGGTCCTTCACCTCAAGATGACGGAAGCGAAGGCCAGGGGAGAAGCCTTCTCCGTGGAGAGCGTGGTGTGCGACACCGGCGTGGTCACGGAAAAGCTCACGAAGGAAGAGCGGAGGTTCATCGCCGCAAATCCCGTGGACGTGGAGGACTGGTCCATGCTCTCCCTCACCTTCGGCGACGGCACCAAGGCCACCATCTTCTCGGGCGACTTCGTCACCGGGGGCGTGCGGAACCTCATCGAGTTCAACACCAACACGGGAACCCTGGTCTGCAACATCGCCCCCAACAACGGCATGATGACCTACGCCGCCGACGCCTCCGTGCTGAAGGACGTCTATCTCACCGAAAAGGTGGAGACCACCGCGGGCTGGCAGTACGTCCTGCTGGACGAAGAATCCGCCCGGGGGTACCTCCAGGAAGCCCAGGACTTCATGGAGTGCGTGGCCACGGGCAGGCAGCCCCTCTCCGGGCTCGACCTCGCCTACGAAACCATAAAGATCACCTACGCGGGCTACCTCTCCGCCGAAAAGGGCGAGAGGGTAAAGCTCTAG
- a CDS encoding tripartite tricarboxylate transporter permease has translation MSISVLFSEFLELMNPTSIFNAFWATGFGIIVGMLPGLTATMGVALLTGLTFRFMPEQAMVVLISTYVGSIYGGSRSAILLNIPGTPANAATCIDGNPLARRGEAGYAIGLATTSSGIGTFFGLVCLAVFSPLLGKIALQFGSWEFFVLSIFGIVICGNLTAPKDPLKGWIAGIAGLLLSQVGQDPIQALPRFTFGQLQLMGGLSLIPVLVGAYGVGEIIEVMQRPRDYTVRTKVRQVIPPLRDLFRYWKTIIRSGIIGVLVGAIPGVGEDTASWIAYDTAKRFSDHPEEFGKGSHEGLIAAETANNACIGGAVIPVLTLAVPGSAPAAVLLAAMWLHGIRPGPLLPIEQPFFIGTVTAIFLLSTIAMTVLGLSLVRPLVKVLQVPRMILMPVVFTLCCVGSFAVSGRLFDVYLMFLFGILGYFMRRNDFPAAPMVLGFILGPMADDNFRRAMIITGGDLSPFFTRPISIILWLLTFAVVLGRSTLFRKMLRSLKK, from the coding sequence ATGTCCATTTCCGTCCTGTTCTCCGAATTTCTGGAACTGATGAACCCGACCAGCATCTTCAACGCCTTCTGGGCCACCGGGTTCGGCATCATCGTCGGCATGCTCCCGGGCCTCACGGCCACCATGGGAGTGGCCCTCCTCACGGGCCTCACCTTCCGCTTCATGCCCGAGCAGGCCATGGTGGTCCTCATCTCCACCTACGTGGGGTCCATCTACGGGGGCAGCCGGTCGGCCATCCTGCTCAACATACCGGGAACGCCCGCCAACGCCGCCACCTGCATCGACGGCAACCCCCTCGCCCGCAGGGGCGAGGCCGGGTACGCCATCGGCCTGGCCACCACCTCCTCGGGGATCGGCACCTTCTTCGGCCTGGTCTGCCTCGCCGTCTTCTCGCCCCTCCTGGGAAAGATCGCCCTCCAGTTCGGCTCGTGGGAGTTCTTCGTCCTCTCCATCTTCGGCATCGTCATCTGCGGCAACCTCACCGCCCCCAAAGACCCCCTGAAGGGGTGGATCGCCGGCATTGCGGGGCTGCTGCTCTCCCAGGTGGGGCAGGACCCCATACAGGCCCTTCCGCGCTTCACCTTCGGCCAGCTCCAGCTCATGGGCGGCCTATCCCTCATCCCCGTCCTCGTGGGAGCCTACGGCGTGGGGGAGATCATCGAGGTCATGCAGCGCCCCCGGGACTACACCGTCCGCACGAAGGTCCGGCAGGTTATCCCGCCCCTCCGGGACCTCTTCCGGTACTGGAAGACCATAATCCGTTCCGGGATCATCGGCGTTCTCGTGGGGGCCATCCCCGGCGTGGGGGAGGACACGGCCTCCTGGATCGCCTACGACACCGCCAAGCGGTTCAGCGACCATCCCGAGGAGTTCGGCAAGGGGTCCCATGAGGGGCTCATCGCCGCCGAGACGGCGAACAACGCCTGCATCGGCGGGGCCGTCATCCCGGTGCTCACCCTCGCCGTTCCCGGAAGCGCCCCGGCCGCGGTCCTCCTGGCCGCCATGTGGCTCCACGGCATCCGCCCCGGGCCCCTGCTGCCCATCGAGCAGCCCTTCTTCATCGGTACCGTCACCGCCATCTTCCTGCTGTCCACCATCGCCATGACGGTCCTGGGCCTCTCCCTGGTCCGCCCCCTGGTGAAGGTGCTCCAGGTGCCCCGGATGATCCTCATGCCCGTGGTCTTCACCCTCTGCTGCGTGGGCTCCTTCGCGGTGAGCGGACGGCTCTTCGACGTGTACCTCATGTTCCTCTTCGGCATCCTGGGGTACTTCATGCGCCGCAACGACTTTCCCGCCGCCCCCATGGTCCTGGGCTTCATCCTCGGCCCCATGGCGGACGACAACTTCCGGCGGGCCATGATCATCACCGGGGGTGACCTGTCCCCCTTCTTCACCCGCCCCATCTCCATCATCCTCTGGCTGCTCACCTTCGCCGTCGTCCTCGGCAGAAGCACCCTCTTCCGGAAGATGCTCCGGAGCCTGAAAAAATAA
- a CDS encoding Bug family tripartite tricarboxylate transporter substrate binding protein → MKSIRFISAMTVLVLILAVSGAAFAAWPEKPVNVIVPWSPGGASDLTARTLAAEMEKLLGTRLSVTNTPGGAGAIGTQAMFDAARDGYTWSANADGSIVTYQALDMLKQSHKDYASFMAVFTPNVICVPANSPFNDLKDLMDAMKARPVTVSSAGTGSGGHQAAEFFRMGTGLEYRHVPYQGGAPAVTATVKGEVEAIMQLSMEVTEMLRAKQLKALAVMDGEPLDVEGYGAIPPITKWLPDFPSVGNRFGFFLPKDIPADAKEAITAAFKTAAASDAIKKFAADRGSKVVTLYGEEAEKEMEVKASRVCWLLFESGVIKNSPDQYGIPKP, encoded by the coding sequence ATGAAAAGTATCCGCTTCATCAGCGCCATGACGGTCCTTGTCCTGATCCTTGCGGTTTCCGGCGCGGCTTTCGCCGCGTGGCCGGAAAAACCTGTGAACGTCATCGTCCCCTGGAGCCCCGGCGGCGCGTCGGACCTCACCGCCCGTACCCTCGCCGCTGAAATGGAAAAACTGCTCGGAACCCGCCTCTCGGTCACCAACACCCCCGGCGGCGCAGGCGCCATCGGAACCCAGGCCATGTTCGACGCGGCCCGGGACGGCTACACATGGTCGGCCAACGCCGACGGCAGCATCGTCACCTACCAGGCCCTCGACATGCTGAAGCAGAGCCACAAGGACTACGCCTCCTTCATGGCGGTCTTCACGCCCAACGTCATCTGCGTTCCCGCCAACTCGCCCTTCAACGACCTGAAGGATCTCATGGATGCCATGAAGGCCCGTCCGGTCACCGTCTCCTCGGCGGGCACCGGCAGCGGCGGCCACCAGGCCGCGGAGTTCTTCCGCATGGGCACCGGCCTCGAGTACCGGCACGTTCCCTACCAGGGCGGAGCCCCCGCGGTGACGGCCACTGTCAAGGGAGAGGTGGAGGCCATCATGCAGCTCTCCATGGAAGTGACCGAAATGCTCCGGGCGAAGCAGCTCAAGGCCCTGGCCGTCATGGACGGCGAGCCCCTCGACGTGGAGGGCTACGGCGCCATCCCGCCCATCACCAAGTGGCTTCCCGACTTCCCCAGCGTGGGGAACCGGTTCGGATTCTTCCTTCCCAAGGACATCCCCGCGGACGCGAAGGAGGCCATAACCGCCGCTTTCAAGACCGCCGCCGCCTCGGACGCCATAAAGAAGTTCGCCGCGGACAGGGGGTCCAAGGTAGTGACCCTCTACGGAGAGGAAGCGGAGAAGGAGATGGAGGTCAAGGCCTCCAGGGTCTGCTGGCTCCTCTTCGAATCCGGCGTCATCAAGAACTCCCCGGACCAGTACGGAATCCCCAAGCCCTAA
- a CDS encoding ABC transporter substrate-binding protein has protein sequence MIRRFLRFTAAAALVGALALPLGAAELPRVSLGYIFTTHQQPIMVAMAKGEAFEPLGTYLKPVVEKERYDLIADGAPVARLTIVVTKSGSEMATLFAQNHLNIGLGSLPAMMSSIDGGTPIKVLCPVHTEGMGFVVASDSPVKDWDSLLAAIRGGSKPYRIGYHSPTSAPKIVLEGALLEAGLKLTHDGADLSANVLLVDLKSTGNLAPALTSGQVDAWVGPDPFPAVAEVRKTGRIVFDLRELPPAGRWSSFPCCVAAARTDFLADHPEVARAVVKLLTAASEWSNTNPQEAGLIGARWIGIPEEATEHSTIAYGTEPSDSWLKGAGVYLDVLNGMNSFKGSLKGKTLEEAVPLVFDFSFNK, from the coding sequence ATGATACGGCGTTTTCTTCGTTTTACGGCAGCTGCGGCACTTGTTGGTGCGCTTGCCCTTCCTCTCGGGGCGGCCGAGCTTCCGAGGGTGAGCCTCGGGTACATTTTCACGACCCACCAGCAGCCTATCATGGTGGCTATGGCGAAGGGCGAGGCTTTCGAGCCCCTGGGAACATACCTCAAGCCCGTGGTGGAGAAAGAACGGTACGATCTGATCGCAGACGGCGCACCGGTGGCACGGCTCACCATCGTGGTGACGAAGAGCGGCTCGGAGATGGCCACACTCTTCGCTCAGAACCACCTGAACATAGGGCTCGGCTCCCTTCCGGCGATGATGTCTTCCATTGACGGCGGTACGCCGATCAAAGTGCTCTGCCCTGTCCATACCGAGGGCATGGGGTTCGTGGTCGCCTCCGACAGCCCGGTGAAGGACTGGGATTCCCTTCTCGCGGCAATCCGCGGCGGGTCGAAGCCCTACCGCATAGGCTATCATTCACCCACCAGCGCACCGAAGATCGTCCTCGAAGGCGCGCTTCTGGAAGCCGGGCTGAAACTCACCCACGACGGAGCGGACCTCTCGGCGAACGTGCTGCTCGTGGACCTCAAGTCGACGGGAAATCTCGCCCCCGCACTGACCAGCGGCCAGGTGGACGCATGGGTCGGCCCGGACCCCTTCCCTGCGGTGGCTGAAGTCCGGAAAACAGGCAGAATCGTCTTCGACCTCAGGGAACTTCCTCCCGCAGGACGGTGGTCCAGCTTCCCCTGCTGCGTGGCGGCCGCCAGAACGGATTTTCTGGCCGACCACCCCGAAGTCGCCCGAGCCGTGGTGAAACTGCTCACCGCCGCCTCGGAATGGAGCAACACGAACCCCCAGGAAGCCGGGCTCATCGGCGCCCGGTGGATCGGCATTCCCGAAGAAGCCACTGAGCACTCCACCATCGCCTACGGCACCGAGCCCAGCGATTCATGGCTCAAGGGCGCCGGAGTCTACCTCGACGTGCTGAACGGCATGAACAGCTTCAAGGGCTCTCTGAAGGGAAAGACCCTCGAAGAGGCTGTTCCGCTGGTTTTCGACTTTTCATTCAACAAATAA